In Reichenbachiella agarivorans, one genomic interval encodes:
- a CDS encoding HU family DNA-binding protein: MYKAVPKAQPGVVGGGQIKYYASIVRERPVSIRKIATEISKMTSLHTTDIFGVLESFLDRLHTYLEEGRIVKLGDVGSFSPAIASYAEDLLEDVDKRTIKRLKVNFRPSMELNERLSTIKFVKQQDDPIE; this comes from the coding sequence ATGTATAAAGCTGTACCTAAAGCACAACCGGGAGTGGTTGGCGGAGGTCAAATCAAGTATTACGCGAGCATCGTTCGTGAGCGCCCCGTGAGCATCCGAAAGATCGCTACGGAAATCTCCAAAATGACAAGTTTGCATACCACCGATATATTTGGGGTGCTAGAGTCATTCTTGGATCGTTTGCACACCTATCTCGAAGAAGGCCGCATTGTGAAGCTTGGAGATGTGGGTAGTTTTTCACCCGCTATTGCTAGCTATGCAGAGGATCTACTAGAGGATGTAGACAAAAGAACGATCAAAAGGCTCAAGGTCAATTTTCGACCAAGCATGGAGCTAAACGAGAGATTGTCAACTATAAAGTTTGTAAAACAGCAAGATGATCCGATTGAATAA